One region of Streptomyces davaonensis JCM 4913 genomic DNA includes:
- the dnaN gene encoding DNA polymerase III subunit beta, with translation MKIRVERDVLAEAVAWAARSLPARPPAPVLAGLLLKAEDGQLSLSGFDYEVSARVSVDAEVEEEGTVLVSGRLLADICRALPNRPVEISTDGVRASVVCGSSRFTLHTLPVEEYPALPQMPSATGTVPGEVFASAASQVAIAAGRDDTLPVLTGVRIEIEGDRVTLASTDRYRFAVREFLWKPENPDASAVALVPAKTLLDTAKALTSGDSVTLALSGSGAGEGLIGFEGAGRRTTTRLLEGDLPKYRTLFPTEFNSVAVIETAPFVEAVKRVALVAERNTPVRLSFEQGVLILEAGSSDDAQAVERVDAQLEGDDISIAFNPTFLLDGLSAIDSPVAQLSFTTSTKPALLSGKPALDAEADEAYKYLIMPVRLSG, from the coding sequence GTGAAGATCCGGGTGGAACGCGACGTACTCGCGGAGGCCGTGGCCTGGGCGGCGCGCAGCCTCCCGGCCCGCCCGCCGGCGCCTGTCCTCGCCGGCCTGCTGCTGAAGGCGGAGGACGGCCAGCTGAGCCTGTCCGGCTTCGACTACGAGGTCTCCGCGCGGGTCTCGGTGGACGCCGAGGTCGAGGAGGAGGGCACGGTCCTCGTCTCCGGCCGGCTGCTCGCCGACATCTGCCGCGCTCTGCCCAACCGGCCGGTGGAGATTTCCACAGACGGTGTACGGGCGAGCGTGGTCTGCGGCTCCTCGCGATTCACACTCCACACACTGCCTGTGGAGGAGTACCCGGCGCTGCCGCAGATGCCGTCGGCGACCGGCACGGTTCCCGGTGAGGTCTTCGCCTCCGCCGCCTCCCAGGTCGCGATCGCCGCGGGTCGGGACGACACCCTGCCGGTGCTCACCGGTGTGCGCATCGAGATCGAGGGCGACCGGGTCACCCTGGCCTCCACCGACCGGTACCGGTTCGCGGTCCGTGAGTTCCTGTGGAAGCCGGAGAACCCGGACGCCTCCGCGGTGGCCCTGGTGCCCGCGAAGACGCTGCTGGACACCGCCAAGGCGCTGACCAGCGGCGACAGCGTGACGCTTGCGCTGTCGGGGTCCGGTGCCGGTGAGGGCCTGATCGGTTTCGAGGGCGCGGGGCGGCGTACGACGACCCGGCTGCTCGAGGGTGACCTGCCGAAGTACCGGACGCTCTTCCCGACCGAGTTCAACTCGGTCGCGGTGATCGAGACGGCGCCCTTCGTGGAGGCCGTGAAGCGTGTGGCCCTGGTCGCCGAGCGGAACACCCCGGTGCGGCTCAGCTTCGAGCAGGGTGTGCTGATCCTGGAGGCCGGTTCCAGCGACGACGCACAGGCTGTGGAGCGTGTGGACGCGCAGCTGGAGGGCGACGACATCTCGATCGCCTTCAACCCGACCTTCCTGCTGGACGGCCTGAGCGCGATCGACTCCCCGGTGGCGCAGCTGTCGTTCACCACGTCCACGAAGCCCGCGCTGCTGAGCGGCAAGCCCGCGCTGGATGCCGAGGCGGACGAGGCGTACAAGTACCTGATCATGCCGGTCCGCCTGAGTGGCTGA